From Oscillospiraceae bacterium CM, a single genomic window includes:
- a CDS encoding ABC transporter ATP-binding protein — MVIDINDVGKRFGHLRVLSGISLTAQPGEILCLLGPSGAGKTTLIRLITGALCPDGGTITYDGEKIPTMASIRHIGYMPQNDAVYNDITGLDNLLFFGRLYGLKGARLKDAATRMLTLVNLTDDQNKLVCNYSGGMKKRLSLAVALLHDPDILVLDEPTVGIDPLLRQTIWDKFNDLAARGKTIIISTHVMDEADKCKKAALLYQGLLIEHDTVAALKDKTASGSLEELFFMAGKAGAAE, encoded by the coding sequence ATGGTTATTGACATAAACGATGTCGGGAAGCGGTTCGGGCACTTGCGTGTCTTATCCGGCATTTCTTTAACGGCACAGCCGGGGGAGATATTGTGCTTGTTGGGGCCGTCCGGCGCCGGGAAAACGACGCTCATCCGGCTGATTACCGGCGCGCTTTGCCCCGACGGCGGGACGATTACCTACGACGGGGAGAAAATCCCGACAATGGCGTCTATCCGTCATATCGGTTATATGCCCCAAAATGACGCCGTGTACAACGACATAACAGGACTTGACAATCTCCTGTTTTTTGGCAGGCTTTACGGGCTCAAAGGCGCGCGGTTAAAGGACGCTGCCACGCGGATGCTCACGCTCGTCAATCTGACGGATGATCAAAACAAACTCGTCTGCAATTATTCCGGGGGCATGAAAAAGAGGCTGTCTTTGGCGGTTGCGCTGTTGCACGACCCGGATATCCTTGTTTTAGATGAGCCGACCGTCGGCATTGACCCGCTCCTGCGCCAGACGATTTGGGACAAATTTAACGATCTTGCCGCACGCGGCAAGACGATTATCATTTCGACGCATGTGATGGATGAAGCGGATAAGTGCAAGAAGGCGGCACTTTTGTATCAGGGGCTTTTAATCGAGCATGACACCGTTGCAGCCTTGAAGGACAAAACAGCCTCCGGCAGTTTGGAAGAGCTTTTCTTCATGGCCGGGAAAGCAGGTGCGGCGGAATGA
- a CDS encoding ABC transporter permease has protein sequence MKGVFLRVIRQMANDKRSLALIFIAPLMILTLLFLLLGDSPYVPKLAVSSSMPSQAVTRLEEQDVTVTHLAADADVETLLKNGDIDAYLSMAPGSADIKMLEPDSVKMGKITTAVKNALETSSGQQGLSFSYIYGEVTSTFDSLGYVLLGVMAFFVVFILSGVSFIRERTTGTMERLMLTPVKRLSVAAGYTAGFGVFAAMQSAVLVLYAQSVLGLHFSGSVLLAVLIMVLLAFTAVATGTFISIFANNEFQVVQFIPVIIIPQIFFSGMIPIDTLPYHLGILSYVMPVYYGCTALKAVLLKGEGITAVWPYLLVLVGLLLLLSLINTLALKKYRSI, from the coding sequence ATGAAGGGTGTTTTTTTGAGAGTTATCCGCCAGATGGCAAACGATAAGCGCTCACTCGCGCTCATTTTTATCGCGCCGCTTATGATTCTCACACTGCTGTTTCTGCTGCTGGGAGACAGCCCATACGTCCCTAAACTGGCTGTTTCAAGCTCTATGCCGAGTCAGGCTGTGACACGCCTTGAAGAACAGGACGTGACTGTCACACATCTTGCAGCAGACGCTGATGTTGAGACACTTCTGAAAAACGGCGACATTGATGCCTACCTCTCCATGGCACCGGGCTCTGCCGACATCAAAATGCTGGAGCCGGACAGCGTAAAAATGGGGAAGATCACGACGGCCGTTAAAAACGCGCTGGAAACGTCATCTGGACAGCAGGGCCTTAGTTTCTCCTATATTTATGGTGAGGTGACAAGCACCTTTGACAGCCTCGGGTATGTCCTCTTAGGCGTGATGGCATTTTTCGTTGTCTTCATCCTGTCGGGCGTGTCGTTTATCCGCGAGCGAACAACCGGGACAATGGAAAGGCTGATGTTGACACCGGTGAAGCGCTTATCCGTTGCCGCGGGCTACACAGCCGGGTTTGGTGTTTTCGCCGCTATGCAAAGCGCCGTTTTGGTCCTTTATGCGCAAAGCGTTCTGGGACTCCATTTTTCCGGTTCTGTTCTGCTGGCTGTGCTGATTATGGTTCTCCTGGCGTTCACCGCCGTCGCGACGGGGACGTTTATCTCCATTTTTGCCAACAATGAGTTCCAGGTTGTCCAGTTCATACCGGTCATCATTATCCCGCAGATTTTCTTCTCCGGAATGATCCCGATTGACACGCTGCCCTATCATTTAGGGATTTTAAGCTACGTAATGCCGGTGTATTACGGCTGTACGGCACTGAAGGCCGTGCTCCTCAAGGGCGAAGGGATTACTGCTGTCTGGCCTTATCTGCTTGTTTTGGTGGGTTTGCTGTTGCTCCTGTCGCTGATCAATACACTGGCGCTGAAAAAATACAGAAGCATTTAA
- a CDS encoding PAS domain S-box protein: protein MNNYTSYKKVLESMPVGYALHQIIQDRDGRPVDYEYIDVNSAFEAATGLKASQVIGRRVTEVIPTIREDRFDWIDAYGDVALNETVLNFEHFSEALGRWYRINAYSPERGYFVTLFSDITIEKEEFEVSSESEKKLKSYIDAAPLGIVAVTADGRFLDVNTQACAISGYTPEELLKIKPQRLVAAQSRILALMFFNELIGASQADCQLQIKTKVGELRWLSIHAHAQSENRFLFYCQDITSHKELEDDLVKSELLYRTFINASNNIIYLKDDHLRYMIVNNALLDACGLESSEIIGRKDSEVALDFHADETDMAAITSRNSSVTEFSHGGTIYEAVKFPVPIGNLKTGVGAYIRDITEEKKQEEKLKRTMARHRILANAFMMTFQTGQEQLEYALGEALTLTGSQYGYIFTYDEDQRELTLNCWTKGVLSACMIPDMKHVYSLDQTGIWGEAIRHRSPTIFNNFDMPHPLKRGYPEGHIALKNYLSVPIIVNDKIVAAVGLANKASDYDEVDVSELTMLMTGVWTAVEKKNVQKRMENLFEQTQAMFNEHDAIMLLLSPVSGQIIDANPAAVSFYGYSKDDLLSLTIDNINDGPENFEPASDPDRRRFYSTSHRLKNGYKRVVDVYSCPITHNNDQVVFSIIFDVTEREKAFAEIKYLSFHDHLTGLYNRRYFDSMLCQMNEEQYMPLTIVMADVNGLKLINDSFGHIQGDELLRSAAAIIKEGCRKEDISARIGGDEFVIILPNTDNAEAGKIVRRIKRLQSKVKIKQLDLSLSFGYAVKHTAASDMDLVVSEAENKMYKNKMHESASTRNKTVSIIMKTLYEKCSGEVVHSSRVSKISEAIAAEMNFDAEQLTQISVAGLLHDIGKIGIDDGILTKRGVFTKTEREEIQKHSESGWRILCNSDEHAGIADYILYHHEYIDGKGYPRGIRGDAIPLVSKIIAVADAYDAMTSDRPYRARMTKEEAVEELIHNSGTQFDKEVVTVFIENVLNSGRYSDI from the coding sequence ATGAACAACTACACTTCCTATAAAAAAGTTCTTGAAAGCATGCCCGTTGGTTATGCACTGCATCAGATCATTCAAGACCGTGACGGGCGGCCCGTTGATTATGAATATATTGATGTAAACAGCGCCTTTGAGGCGGCGACAGGGCTCAAAGCATCTCAAGTCATCGGTCGGCGCGTGACAGAAGTCATCCCGACAATACGGGAAGATCGCTTCGATTGGATTGACGCTTACGGTGACGTGGCACTTAACGAGACAGTGCTTAATTTTGAGCATTTTTCAGAAGCGCTCGGGCGGTGGTACAGAATTAACGCGTACAGCCCGGAGCGCGGCTACTTTGTAACCCTTTTCAGTGATATCACCATCGAAAAAGAAGAGTTTGAAGTCTCCTCTGAGAGTGAAAAAAAGCTGAAAAGCTATATCGACGCCGCACCGCTCGGCATTGTCGCCGTAACGGCTGATGGCAGATTTCTTGACGTGAATACGCAGGCATGTGCCATATCCGGCTATACGCCGGAGGAACTATTAAAAATCAAGCCGCAGCGTCTTGTCGCTGCGCAAAGCCGTATCCTTGCGCTGATGTTTTTTAATGAGTTAATCGGTGCATCACAGGCTGACTGCCAGCTTCAAATCAAGACGAAAGTCGGCGAGCTCCGCTGGCTGTCTATTCATGCCCATGCGCAGTCGGAAAACCGTTTCCTTTTTTACTGTCAGGATATCACCTCGCATAAAGAACTGGAGGACGATCTCGTTAAAAGCGAGCTGCTTTACAGGACATTTATTAACGCGAGCAACAACATTATCTATCTGAAGGACGATCATCTGCGCTACATGATCGTCAACAACGCGCTGTTGGACGCTTGCGGCCTTGAAAGCTCCGAGATCATCGGGCGGAAAGACAGCGAAGTCGCGCTTGATTTCCACGCCGATGAGACAGACATGGCTGCTATTACCTCCAGAAACAGCAGCGTTACCGAGTTTTCGCACGGCGGCACCATATATGAAGCGGTCAAGTTCCCGGTGCCTATCGGCAATCTGAAAACAGGGGTCGGGGCTTATATCCGCGACATTACGGAAGAAAAAAAGCAGGAAGAAAAGCTTAAAAGGACAATGGCGCGCCACAGAATCCTCGCCAACGCTTTCATGATGACGTTTCAGACCGGTCAGGAGCAGCTCGAATACGCCCTTGGCGAAGCATTAACTCTGACGGGCAGCCAATACGGGTACATCTTCACCTATGATGAAGACCAGCGCGAGCTGACATTAAATTGCTGGACAAAGGGTGTTTTATCCGCCTGCATGATTCCTGATATGAAGCATGTTTATTCGCTCGATCAGACAGGCATCTGGGGTGAAGCCATCCGCCACCGCAGCCCGACAATCTTTAATAATTTCGACATGCCGCACCCTCTCAAGCGGGGCTACCCGGAAGGCCATATCGCGCTTAAAAACTATTTGTCCGTGCCGATTATTGTCAACGATAAAATTGTCGCGGCCGTTGGGCTTGCCAATAAAGCCTCCGATTACGACGAGGTTGACGTCTCAGAGCTGACCATGCTGATGACCGGTGTTTGGACGGCTGTCGAGAAGAAAAACGTTCAAAAGCGGATGGAAAATCTGTTTGAACAGACGCAGGCCATGTTTAATGAGCACGACGCCATTATGCTGCTTCTAAGCCCCGTTTCCGGTCAGATCATTGATGCAAACCCTGCCGCCGTCTCCTTCTACGGCTATTCGAAAGACGACCTGCTGTCCCTCACAATAGATAATATTAATGACGGCCCCGAAAATTTTGAGCCGGCTTCGGACCCCGACAGGCGCCGGTTTTACTCTACGTCCCACCGTCTTAAAAACGGCTACAAACGCGTTGTTGACGTTTATTCCTGTCCGATTACGCACAATAACGATCAGGTCGTTTTTTCCATCATCTTTGATGTGACAGAGCGGGAAAAGGCGTTTGCGGAAATTAAATACCTCAGTTTTCACGACCATCTGACAGGGCTCTACAACAGGCGTTATTTTGACTCGATGCTCTGCCAGATGAACGAAGAGCAGTACATGCCGTTGACGATTGTTATGGCGGACGTCAATGGTCTGAAGCTTATTAACGATTCGTTCGGCCATATTCAAGGCGACGAGCTGCTGCGCAGCGCGGCTGCTATCATCAAAGAGGGCTGCCGGAAAGAGGATATTTCTGCCCGCATCGGCGGCGATGAATTTGTCATCATCCTCCCGAATACGGACAATGCAGAGGCTGGTAAAATCGTCCGCCGTATCAAGAGGCTGCAATCAAAGGTCAAAATCAAGCAGCTTGACCTCTCCCTGTCCTTTGGCTACGCCGTCAAGCATACTGCTGCGTCCGATATGGACCTTGTTGTCTCGGAAGCGGAAAACAAAATGTATAAAAATAAAATGCACGAGAGCGCAAGCACACGAAACAAAACCGTCAGCATCATCATGAAGACACTTTATGAAAAGTGCTCCGGCGAAGTGGTTCACTCAAGCAGAGTCAGCAAAATTTCTGAGGCAATCGCCGCTGAAATGAATTTTGACGCCGAACAGCTCACACAAATTTCCGTTGCGGGATTGCTGCACGACATCGGCAAAATCGGCATCGACGATGGTATCTTGACAAAGCGCGGCGTTTTCACGAAGACTGAACGCGAAGAAATTCAAAAACATTCCGAATCCGGCTGGCGTATCCTGTGCAATTCTGACGAGCACGCCGGCATTGCCGATTACATCCTATATCACCATGAATACATTGACGGTAAAGGCTATCCGCGCGGCATCCGGGGGGATGCCATCCCGCTTGTGTCAAAAATCATTGCCGTTGCCGACGCGTATGACGCCATGACGAGCGACCGGCCCTATCGCGCCCGCATGACAAAAGAAGAAGCGGTTGAAGAGCTCATTCATAACAGCGGCACACAGTTTGATAAAGAGGTCGTCACCGTTTTTATCGAAAATGTTTTAAACAGCGGCCGTTACAGCGATATATAA
- a CDS encoding SPFH/Band 7/PHB domain protein: MYFLLFLFLAAAAAVFIKGIRIVRPTQRGYIETLGKTARYAEPGFHWIIPMIQSMYLVMVSEQTVFLGPMLVTTEDNVTVGVSAQVTFQVKAEPDSVSAALYHAEDYIEQLLNVSKEAIRDCIGARPLERVISRKERLSKELAGLLQEKAGRWGVSILDADVSDLDLPRELREIIHKAASAEFLRKAADGASLAVQIKATGEKAAEIIRAEGMMQAKILAAEGEAEAQRILKG, translated from the coding sequence TTGTATTTTCTGCTGTTTTTGTTTCTTGCCGCCGCGGCGGCCGTTTTTATCAAGGGGATTCGCATTGTCCGCCCAACACAGCGCGGATATATAGAAACGCTTGGCAAGACAGCGCGATACGCCGAACCCGGCTTTCATTGGATCATCCCGATGATTCAGTCCATGTATCTCGTGATGGTTTCCGAACAGACGGTTTTTCTTGGGCCGATGCTTGTGACAACGGAGGATAACGTCACTGTCGGGGTCAGCGCGCAGGTGACGTTTCAGGTCAAAGCCGAGCCGGATAGTGTTAGCGCCGCGCTTTATCACGCGGAGGATTATATTGAGCAGCTGTTAAATGTATCAAAAGAGGCCATACGGGATTGCATCGGCGCAAGACCCTTAGAACGCGTCATCAGTCGGAAGGAACGGCTCAGCAAAGAACTGGCGGGTCTGCTCCAAGAAAAAGCCGGCCGCTGGGGCGTTTCAATTCTTGACGCCGATGTGAGCGATTTGGATCTCCCGCGGGAACTGCGCGAGATCATTCACAAAGCGGCCTCTGCGGAATTTTTAAGGAAGGCTGCCGATGGGGCATCCCTTGCGGTTCAAATTAAAGCGACTGGTGAAAAAGCGGCGGAAATCATCAGAGCCGAGGGCATGATGCAGGCTAAAATTCTGGCGGCGGAGGGTGAAGCCGAAGCGCAGCGGATTCTAAAGGGATGA